The Burkholderia cepacia ATCC 25416 genome includes a window with the following:
- a CDS encoding M35 family metallo-endopeptidase: MNGILNSHDADENEDDEWVFVGTAYTNTTPGSVHVVDLDPTPICENMPNKAFRKLIVRLRDAAISLIQDRIHGIAHWEQREQERVHTWFGRSDEEIRHHLRIGLPKLLRVMQELKPENVIRWDEQKQRNITCTVFPDNGITDAAVCKPDSDKRIIAIYPHFCTLPDARLSSNCKLKVLIHECTHYVDTFDSNDEIYGFGTGLKYWARDHRDLAINNADSLACYISFFDDRVLW, encoded by the coding sequence ATGAACGGGATTCTGAATTCACACGATGCCGACGAAAACGAAGACGACGAATGGGTTTTCGTTGGAACCGCCTACACGAACACGACGCCAGGATCCGTTCATGTCGTCGACCTTGACCCGACACCGATCTGCGAGAACATGCCGAACAAGGCATTCCGGAAACTGATCGTGCGGTTGCGTGACGCGGCGATCTCGTTGATTCAGGATCGGATTCACGGTATTGCACATTGGGAGCAAAGAGAACAGGAACGCGTCCATACCTGGTTCGGGCGATCCGATGAGGAAATTCGACATCACCTACGGATCGGGTTGCCGAAGCTTCTGCGCGTCATGCAGGAATTAAAACCGGAAAATGTCATCCGCTGGGACGAGCAGAAACAGCGAAACATCACGTGTACCGTGTTTCCCGACAACGGAATCACCGATGCCGCCGTATGCAAACCCGATTCAGACAAGCGAATCATCGCAATCTATCCGCACTTCTGCACGCTTCCCGACGCTCGACTCTCTTCCAATTGCAAGTTGAAGGTCTTGATTCACGAGTGCACGCACTACGTCGATACCTTCGACTCGAATGACGAAATCTACGGATTCGGGACCGGCCTGAAATACTGGGCGCGGGATCATCGGGATCTGGCAATCAATAACGCCGACAGCCTCGCTTGCTATATTTCGTTCTTTGACGACAGGGTCTTGTGGTGA
- a CDS encoding WYL domain-containing protein, which produces MWPFALGYFNDVRILAAWCEGRNDFRHFRTDRIVALERLDMRYPRRRAALLKAWRAAGADVRVTVR; this is translated from the coding sequence GTGTGGCCGTTCGCGCTCGGCTATTTCAATGACGTGCGCATCCTGGCGGCGTGGTGCGAAGGCCGGAACGATTTCCGGCATTTCCGGACGGATCGCATCGTCGCGCTCGAACGGCTGGACATGCGCTATCCGCGGCGGCGCGCGGCGTTGCTGAAGGCGTGGCGTGCGGCGGGCGCCGACGTGCGCGTGACGGTGAGGTGA
- a CDS encoding DMT family transporter, which translates to MQKTTNGWLSGLLGVIIFSGSLPATRIAVQGLDPLFLTFARATIAGALGLLLLVVLKQRRPTRAEAVSLAIVALGVVVGFPLLTALALKHVTSAHAIVFVGLLPLATALFGVWRGGERPRLPFWIFSIVGSGAVAAFALRNGGQASVVGDALMLASIVACGLGYAEGARLSRQLGGWQVISWALVLSLPLMLPLTWLTSPASFDGVDAAALWGLAYVSLFSMLIGFVFWYRGLALGGIASVGQLQLLQPFFGLLLAAGLLHETVPPSMVVVTVVVVGCVAGAKYFSKVAPVRRAG; encoded by the coding sequence GTGCAAAAGACGACCAACGGATGGCTCAGCGGCCTGCTGGGCGTGATCATCTTCAGTGGCTCGCTGCCCGCGACGCGTATCGCGGTGCAGGGGCTCGACCCGTTGTTCCTCACGTTCGCGCGCGCGACGATCGCCGGCGCGCTCGGCCTGCTGCTGCTCGTCGTGCTGAAGCAGCGGCGGCCGACGCGAGCCGAGGCCGTGTCGCTGGCCATTGTCGCGCTCGGGGTCGTCGTCGGTTTTCCGTTGCTGACGGCGCTCGCGCTGAAGCATGTGACGTCCGCGCACGCGATCGTGTTCGTCGGGCTGCTGCCGCTCGCGACCGCGCTGTTCGGCGTGTGGCGCGGCGGCGAGCGGCCGCGGCTGCCGTTCTGGATCTTCTCGATCGTCGGCAGCGGTGCGGTGGCTGCGTTTGCGTTGCGCAACGGCGGCCAGGCGTCGGTGGTCGGCGATGCGCTGATGCTGGCCTCGATCGTCGCATGCGGGCTGGGCTACGCGGAAGGCGCGCGCCTGTCGCGCCAGCTCGGCGGGTGGCAGGTGATCTCGTGGGCGCTCGTGCTGTCGCTGCCGCTGATGCTGCCGCTCACGTGGCTCACCTCGCCCGCGTCGTTCGACGGCGTCGATGCCGCCGCGCTGTGGGGGCTCGCGTACGTGTCGCTGTTCAGCATGCTGATCGGTTTCGTGTTCTGGTATCGCGGGCTCGCGCTCGGCGGGATCGCGAGCGTCGGCCAGTTGCAGCTGCTGCAGCCGTTCTTCGGCCTGCTGCTGGCGGCCGGGCTGCTGCACGAGACGGTACCGCCGTCGATGGTCGTCGTGACGGTCGTCGTGGTCGGCTGCGTGGCGGGCGCGAAATACTTCTCGAAAGTGGCACCCGTGCGGCGCGCGGGCTGA
- a CDS encoding DUF4261 domain-containing protein has translation MSLISRFFGRKEVPENPVALAAAPDVENPLSVAVVFDGPLQVDIAALTAALRAYHPSMKQARVETEPTLSQVFGLAGWGNHVVRLVGFDAPYPSDALEACVAPAHYGQDLKQQVRASRSHVILYYAGHETNPLDQYVALAAVAGALAEQNGLAVLNEHAHTSLPAGVFNAKELGDESLEVLRNIPLNLFFCGFVKYEVEGVQGVWMRTYGADVFGLPDFAALAEGHHEGERYSGIFNSVMHYLLESGARMHAGETMQVGAETFMKLREPLEHEYYLRGPAPVLVAELISADEINR, from the coding sequence ATGAGCCTGATATCCCGATTCTTTGGCCGCAAGGAAGTACCCGAAAACCCCGTCGCGCTGGCCGCGGCACCCGACGTCGAGAATCCGCTGAGCGTGGCGGTCGTCTTCGACGGCCCGCTGCAGGTCGATATCGCCGCACTGACGGCCGCACTGCGCGCGTACCACCCGAGCATGAAGCAGGCGCGCGTCGAAACCGAGCCGACGCTCTCGCAGGTGTTCGGGCTCGCCGGCTGGGGCAACCACGTCGTCCGGCTCGTCGGCTTCGATGCGCCCTATCCGTCCGACGCGCTGGAAGCGTGCGTCGCGCCCGCCCACTACGGGCAGGACCTGAAACAGCAGGTGCGCGCGAGCCGCAGCCACGTGATCCTCTACTACGCGGGGCACGAAACGAATCCGCTCGACCAGTACGTCGCACTGGCGGCCGTCGCCGGCGCGCTGGCCGAACAGAACGGCCTCGCAGTGCTGAACGAGCACGCGCACACGTCGCTGCCCGCGGGCGTTTTCAACGCGAAGGAACTCGGCGACGAAAGCCTCGAAGTGCTGCGAAATATCCCGCTGAACCTGTTCTTCTGCGGCTTCGTGAAATACGAGGTCGAAGGCGTCCAGGGCGTATGGATGCGCACCTATGGCGCCGACGTGTTCGGCCTGCCGGATTTCGCCGCGCTCGCGGAAGGTCATCACGAAGGCGAGCGTTATTCGGGCATCTTCAACAGCGTGATGCATTACCTGCTGGAAAGCGGCGCCCGCATGCATGCGGGCGAAACGATGCAGGTCGGTGCGGAAACGTTCATGAAGCTGCGTGAGCCGCTCGAGCACGAGTACTACCTGCGGGGGCCCGCGCCGGTGCTGGTGGCCGAGCTGATCTCGGCGGACGAAATCAATCGCTGA
- a CDS encoding bifunctional nicotinamide-nucleotide adenylyltransferase/Nudix hydroxylase, translated as MSTQQNRRFDALVFIGRFQPPHRGHLNVLKSALSRAERVCVLIGSTDKPRTIKDPFSFDERRQMLASLLDASERDRVTIAPLQDSTYNDGDWVRWVQDAVASALGDVAQRKVGLIGHEKDATSYYLRMFPQWELVDVDATEDISATEIRDQYFAERTNSFVQWAVPEPVFGWLERFRTQPEFAQLKSEAEFIAAYRKAWAAAPYPVTFVTVDAVVVHSGHILLVRRRSEPGRGLWALPGGFVNQDERLDAACIRELREETGLKLPEPVLRGSIKDRQVFDHPTRSLRGRTITHACLFNFPTGELPRVKGSDDADKARWVPLNEFAQMRNVMFEDHFDIAYHFLGKL; from the coding sequence ATGAGTACGCAACAGAACCGGCGCTTCGACGCGCTCGTTTTCATTGGTCGTTTCCAGCCTCCGCATCGTGGTCACCTGAACGTGCTGAAGTCGGCACTGAGTCGGGCCGAGCGCGTGTGCGTGCTGATCGGGTCGACCGACAAGCCCCGCACCATCAAGGATCCGTTCTCGTTCGACGAGCGCCGCCAGATGCTGGCTTCGCTGCTCGACGCGTCCGAGCGCGACCGCGTGACGATCGCGCCGTTGCAGGATTCGACCTACAACGACGGCGACTGGGTGCGCTGGGTGCAGGACGCCGTCGCGTCCGCGCTCGGCGACGTCGCGCAGCGCAAGGTCGGGCTGATCGGTCACGAGAAGGACGCCACATCGTATTACCTGCGGATGTTCCCGCAATGGGAGCTCGTCGACGTCGACGCGACGGAAGACATTTCCGCCACCGAGATCCGCGACCAGTATTTCGCCGAACGTACCAACAGCTTCGTGCAGTGGGCCGTGCCGGAACCCGTGTTCGGCTGGCTCGAGCGTTTCCGCACGCAGCCGGAATTCGCGCAGCTGAAGTCGGAAGCCGAATTCATCGCCGCGTATCGCAAGGCGTGGGCGGCCGCCCCGTATCCGGTCACGTTCGTGACGGTCGACGCGGTGGTCGTGCACTCGGGCCATATCCTGCTGGTGCGCCGCCGCAGCGAACCCGGCCGCGGCCTGTGGGCGCTGCCGGGCGGGTTCGTGAACCAGGACGAGCGGCTCGACGCGGCCTGCATCCGCGAGCTGCGCGAGGAGACCGGCCTGAAGCTGCCGGAGCCCGTGCTGCGCGGCTCGATCAAGGATCGCCAGGTGTTCGATCACCCGACGCGCTCGTTGCGCGGCCGCACGATCACGCACGCGTGCCTGTTCAATTTCCCGACCGGCGAGCTGCCGCGCGTGAAGGGCAGCGACGACGCCGACAAGGCGCGCTGGGTGCCGCTGAACGAATTCGCGCAGATGCGCAACGTGATGTTCGAGGATCACTTCGACATCGCGTACCACTTCCTGGGGAAGCTGTGA
- the lysA gene encoding diaminopimelate decarboxylase yields MSLDSRQLATLAQQYGTPLWVYDADVIRDRIAQLRQFDVIRYAQKANSNVHILKLMREEGACVDAVSLGEIERSLAAGFSPAGEPEGVVFTADLIDRPTLAAVLKHGVTVNAGSLDMLARIGEHAPGHRVWLRVNPGFGHGHSNKTNTGGPQSKHGIWIDDVPRAIEIVRQYGLKLVGIHMHIGSGVDYGHLSQVCDAMVDLVTSLGHDIDAISAGGGLSIPYRDGEPRVDVGHYFSQWDAARKRIERHLGHPVRIEIEPGRFLVAEAGTLVTEVQAVNRRPKHDFVLIDAGFNDLMRPSMYGSYHAVSVHAHDGALPAGRPLVDLAIAGPLCESGDVFTQDAGGVVTHRKLAQPQIGDLLFLHDAGAYGASMSSNYNSRPLAPEVLVDRGTPRLIRRRQTIDELLALETFE; encoded by the coding sequence ATGTCCCTCGATTCCCGCCAGCTCGCGACGCTCGCGCAGCAATACGGCACCCCGCTGTGGGTGTACGACGCCGACGTCATCCGCGACCGCATCGCCCAACTGCGTCAGTTCGACGTGATCCGCTATGCGCAGAAGGCCAACTCGAACGTCCATATCCTGAAGCTGATGCGCGAGGAAGGCGCGTGCGTCGATGCCGTGTCGCTCGGCGAGATCGAGCGCAGCCTCGCGGCCGGGTTCAGCCCGGCCGGCGAGCCGGAAGGCGTCGTGTTCACGGCCGACCTGATCGACCGCCCGACGCTCGCGGCGGTGCTGAAGCACGGCGTGACCGTCAACGCCGGTTCGCTCGACATGCTCGCGCGCATCGGCGAGCATGCGCCCGGCCACCGCGTGTGGCTGCGCGTCAACCCCGGTTTCGGCCACGGCCACAGCAACAAGACCAACACCGGCGGCCCGCAGAGCAAGCACGGCATCTGGATCGACGACGTGCCGCGCGCGATCGAGATCGTGCGCCAGTACGGGCTGAAGCTGGTCGGCATCCACATGCATATCGGGTCGGGCGTCGACTACGGCCACCTGTCGCAGGTATGCGATGCGATGGTCGACCTCGTCACGTCGCTCGGCCATGACATCGACGCGATCTCGGCCGGCGGCGGCCTGTCGATCCCGTATCGCGACGGCGAGCCGCGCGTCGACGTCGGGCACTACTTCAGCCAGTGGGACGCCGCGCGCAAGCGGATCGAACGGCATCTCGGCCACCCGGTGCGCATCGAGATCGAACCGGGCCGCTTCCTCGTCGCCGAAGCCGGCACGCTCGTCACCGAAGTGCAGGCCGTCAACCGCCGGCCGAAGCACGATTTCGTGCTGATCGACGCGGGCTTCAACGACCTGATGCGCCCGTCGATGTACGGCAGCTACCACGCGGTGTCGGTGCACGCGCACGACGGCGCGCTGCCGGCCGGACGGCCGCTGGTCGACCTCGCGATCGCGGGGCCGCTGTGCGAGTCGGGCGACGTGTTCACGCAGGACGCGGGCGGCGTGGTCACGCACCGCAAGCTCGCGCAGCCGCAGATCGGCGACCTGCTGTTCCTGCACGACGCGGGCGCGTACGGCGCGTCGATGTCCTCGAACTACAACAGCCGGCCGCTCGCGCCGGAAGTGCTCGTCGATCGCGGCACGCCGCGGCTGATCCGCCGCCGGCAGACGATCGACGAATTGCTCGCCCTCGAAACGTTCGAGTAA
- a CDS encoding PLP-dependent aminotransferase family protein, translated as MSHSAPLSVPPAPSRTRVETVMDTLRARIASRALMPGARVPSIRMMADGLGVSKSTVVDAYERLASEGVLVARRGSGFYVSGHAPPLALADLGPRLDRELDPLWLSRQSLEAAPTTVKPGCGWLPPSWLPDESLRRALRAVSRDESDALTDYATPLGLPALRQQLAWRLAQHGVHAEPAQIMLTDGGTHALDLVCRLLLEPGDTVVLDDPCYFNFQALLRAHRARIVSVPYTPNGPDLARFEQVLAEHRPRLYITNAALHNPTGATLAPPVAHRLLTLAAEHGLLIVEDDIFADFESTPAPRLAAFDGLSRVVSIGSFSKTLSAAVRCGYVAARPEWIDALVDLKLATSFGHAQIGANVVHRLLVDGTYRRHLDSLRARLADAMGETIRRLARAGLGIWTEPRGGLFVWAELPDGLDAARVARHALDHDVVLAPGNVFSASHGATSFMRFNVSRCKGPAVFDALARAMEAVRAAEHTGARDDADGRVLTGEP; from the coding sequence ATGAGCCATTCCGCCCCGCTTTCCGTTCCGCCCGCGCCGTCGCGCACGCGCGTGGAAACCGTGATGGACACCTTGCGCGCGCGGATCGCGAGCCGCGCGCTGATGCCCGGTGCGCGCGTACCGTCGATCCGGATGATGGCCGACGGGCTGGGCGTGTCGAAATCGACCGTCGTCGACGCATACGAGCGGCTCGCGAGCGAAGGCGTGCTCGTCGCGCGGCGCGGCTCGGGCTTCTACGTGTCGGGGCACGCGCCGCCGCTCGCGCTCGCCGATCTCGGCCCGCGTCTCGATCGCGAGCTCGATCCGCTGTGGCTGTCGCGCCAGTCGCTCGAGGCCGCGCCGACGACCGTGAAGCCCGGCTGCGGATGGCTGCCGCCGTCGTGGCTGCCGGACGAGAGCCTGCGCCGCGCGCTGCGCGCCGTGTCGCGCGACGAATCCGACGCGCTGACCGATTACGCGACGCCGCTCGGCCTGCCCGCGCTGCGCCAGCAGCTCGCCTGGCGGCTCGCGCAGCACGGCGTCCACGCGGAACCCGCACAGATCATGCTGACCGACGGCGGCACGCATGCGCTCGACCTCGTGTGCCGCCTGCTGCTGGAGCCTGGCGACACGGTCGTGCTCGACGATCCGTGCTACTTCAACTTCCAGGCGCTGCTGCGCGCGCATCGCGCGCGGATCGTCAGCGTGCCGTACACGCCGAACGGGCCCGATCTCGCGCGCTTCGAGCAGGTGCTGGCCGAGCACCGGCCGCGCCTGTACATCACCAACGCGGCACTGCACAACCCGACCGGCGCGACGCTCGCGCCGCCCGTCGCACACCGCCTGCTGACGCTCGCGGCCGAGCACGGCCTGCTGATCGTCGAGGACGACATCTTCGCGGATTTCGAGAGCACGCCCGCGCCGCGCCTCGCGGCCTTCGACGGGCTGTCGCGCGTCGTGTCGATCGGCAGCTTCTCGAAGACGCTGTCGGCCGCGGTCCGCTGCGGCTACGTCGCCGCGCGCCCGGAATGGATCGATGCGCTCGTCGACCTGAAGCTCGCGACGTCGTTCGGCCATGCGCAGATCGGCGCGAACGTCGTGCACCGGCTGCTCGTCGACGGCACGTACCGGCGCCATCTCGACAGCCTGCGCGCGCGTCTCGCGGATGCAATGGGCGAGACGATCCGGCGCCTCGCACGCGCGGGCCTCGGGATCTGGACGGAGCCGCGCGGCGGCCTGTTCGTGTGGGCGGAGTTGCCCGACGGGCTCGACGCCGCGCGTGTCGCACGCCATGCGCTCGATCACGATGTGGTGCTCGCGCCGGGCAACGTGTTCAGTGCGTCGCACGGCGCGACCTCGTTCATGCGCTTCAACGTGTCGCGCTGCAAGGGGCCGGCGGTGTTCGATGCGCTGGCGCGGGCGATGGAGGCGGTGCGGGCGGCGGAGCACACGGGTGCGCGGGACGATGCGGACGGGCGCGTGCTGACCGGCGAGCCGTGA
- a CDS encoding LysR family transcriptional regulator yields the protein MLTHRHIEVFRALMVTGSTTRAAEMLYTSQPTISRELARMEQVVGFALFERAHGRLRPTMAALTLFDDVRLAYVGLERVAATAARLREFRDGQLSVIALPAFSHAILPGAARRFRDAHAGVSLSVETQESPMLEEWLTAQRYDLGLTEHDVAPAGTVLTPLLEVDEVCVLPDGHPLLAQDAIDLPDLADRPFVSLSLNDPYRILIDEAFAQLGVAPRSVVDTPSAVSVCAFVRQGLGVAIVNPLTALDFVGRDLHVRPLTRSFPYRVSVIVPEHRPKNLLVDAFTDALRGEAKAIRRRLAAVLG from the coding sequence ATGCTCACGCACCGCCATATCGAGGTCTTTCGCGCGCTGATGGTCACCGGCAGCACGACGCGCGCGGCCGAGATGCTCTATACGTCGCAACCGACGATCAGCCGCGAGCTCGCGCGCATGGAGCAGGTCGTCGGCTTCGCGCTGTTCGAGCGCGCGCACGGCCGGTTGCGGCCGACGATGGCCGCGCTCACGCTGTTCGACGACGTGCGGCTCGCATATGTGGGGCTTGAACGCGTCGCGGCCACGGCCGCGCGCCTGCGCGAGTTTCGCGACGGTCAACTGTCGGTGATCGCGCTGCCGGCGTTCTCGCACGCGATCCTCCCCGGCGCGGCGCGCCGGTTTCGCGACGCCCATGCGGGCGTCAGCCTGTCGGTCGAAACGCAGGAATCGCCGATGCTCGAAGAGTGGCTGACCGCGCAGCGTTACGACCTCGGGCTGACCGAGCACGACGTCGCGCCGGCCGGCACCGTGCTCACGCCGCTGCTCGAAGTCGACGAAGTATGCGTGCTGCCCGACGGCCATCCGCTGCTCGCGCAGGACGCGATCGATCTCCCGGATCTCGCCGATCGCCCGTTCGTGAGCCTGTCGCTGAACGATCCGTATCGCATCCTGATCGACGAGGCGTTTGCGCAGCTCGGCGTGGCGCCGCGCTCGGTCGTCGACACGCCGTCGGCCGTGTCGGTGTGTGCGTTCGTGCGGCAGGGGCTCGGCGTCGCGATCGTCAATCCGCTGACCGCGCTCGATTTCGTCGGGCGCGATCTGCACGTGCGGCCGCTCACACGGTCGTTTCCGTACCGCGTCAGCGTGATCGTGCCCGAGCACCGGCCGAAAAACCTGCTCGTCGACGCGTTCACCGATGCGCTGCGCGGCGAGGCGAAGGCGATCCGCCGCCGGTTGGCCGCAGTCCTCGGCTGA
- a CDS encoding nicotinate phosphoribosyltransferase: MQNDLGGFAAVLANPILNTDSYKASHFLQYPPDAQAMFSYVESRGGRYDRTVFFGLQMLLKEYLCKPITHAMIDEARDFFTVHGEPFNEAGWRYIVERYDGYLPVKIRAVPEGSVVPVHNVLMTVECDDPQVFWLASYLETMLLRVWYPVTVATRSWHLRQTIRRFLEKTDDDLAQLPFKLHDFGARGVSSAESAAIGGAAHLVNFMGSDTVLGVLAANRFYREPMAAYSVPAAEHSTITSWGREGEADAYRNMIARFGFPGAIVSVVSDSYDLFAALDLWGGELRQAVLDSGATLVVRPDSGDPVKIVLQTVRALDASFGSTVNGKGRRVLNRVRVIQGDGVDELSIEAILSALDDAGYAAGNVVFGMGGALLQQVNRDTQRFAMKCSAIRRGGEWHDVRKDPVTDQGKRSKKGRLTLLRNDRTGEYRTTTLPVAWDDRMLEGEWEEALETVFDTGRLLVDTSFAEVRARAHAGEV, from the coding sequence ATGCAAAACGATCTCGGCGGCTTTGCCGCGGTTCTTGCCAATCCGATCCTCAACACGGATTCGTACAAGGCTTCCCACTTCCTGCAATATCCGCCCGACGCGCAGGCGATGTTCTCGTACGTCGAATCGCGTGGCGGCCGCTACGACCGCACGGTGTTCTTCGGACTGCAGATGTTGCTGAAGGAATATCTGTGCAAGCCGATCACGCACGCGATGATCGACGAGGCGCGCGATTTCTTCACGGTGCACGGCGAACCCTTCAACGAAGCAGGCTGGCGTTATATCGTCGAACGCTACGACGGTTATCTGCCGGTGAAGATCCGGGCGGTGCCGGAGGGTTCGGTCGTGCCGGTGCACAACGTGCTGATGACGGTCGAATGCGACGACCCGCAGGTGTTCTGGCTCGCGTCGTATCTCGAGACGATGCTGCTGCGCGTCTGGTATCCGGTGACGGTCGCGACGCGCAGCTGGCACCTGCGGCAGACGATCCGCCGCTTCCTCGAAAAGACCGACGACGACCTCGCGCAACTGCCGTTCAAGCTGCACGACTTCGGCGCGCGCGGCGTGTCGAGCGCGGAGTCGGCCGCGATCGGCGGCGCGGCGCACCTCGTGAACTTCATGGGCTCGGACACGGTGCTCGGCGTGCTGGCCGCGAACCGCTTCTATCGCGAGCCGATGGCCGCGTACTCGGTGCCGGCGGCGGAGCACAGCACGATCACGTCGTGGGGGCGCGAAGGCGAGGCCGACGCGTACCGGAACATGATTGCGCGCTTCGGCTTTCCCGGCGCGATCGTGTCGGTCGTGTCGGACTCCTACGATCTGTTCGCCGCACTCGACCTGTGGGGCGGCGAGCTTCGGCAGGCCGTGCTCGATTCGGGCGCGACGCTGGTCGTGCGTCCCGATTCGGGCGACCCCGTGAAGATCGTGCTGCAGACCGTGCGTGCGCTGGACGCGTCGTTCGGCTCGACCGTGAACGGCAAGGGGCGGCGCGTGCTGAACCGCGTGCGCGTGATCCAGGGCGATGGTGTCGACGAGCTGTCGATCGAAGCGATCCTTTCCGCGCTCGACGACGCGGGTTACGCGGCCGGCAATGTGGTGTTCGGCATGGGCGGCGCGCTGCTGCAACAGGTGAACCGCGATACACAGCGCTTTGCGATGAAGTGCTCGGCGATCCGGCGCGGCGGGGAGTGGCACGACGTTCGCAAGGATCCGGTCACCGATCAGGGCAAGCGCTCGAAGAAAGGGCGGCTCACGCTGCTGCGCAATGATCGAACCGGCGAGTATCGGACGACGACGCTACCGGTTGCGTGGGACGACCGGATGCTGGAAGGCGAGTGGGAAGAGGCGCTCGAGACGGTGTTCGATACGGGGCGGCTGCTCGTCGATACGTCGTTTGCCGAGGTGCGGGCGAGGGCGCACGCAGGGGAGGTGTGA
- a CDS encoding type II toxin-antitoxin system RatA family toxin, which produces MRISVSRTVGVDRRRLFTWSQDYARRLVWDSFLTDAYLLDGMTADVGVDAFCRSQSGATMVSRYISYRPPQVAAVEMVDGPKVLERFSGSWNFTEHTPGTTEVKFTYHFRAQPAWLRWLLEPLIGAFYLVQTRRRLDSFKRWAEAEALPH; this is translated from the coding sequence ATGAGGATCTCAGTCAGCCGGACCGTCGGCGTCGATCGCAGGCGCCTCTTCACGTGGTCGCAGGATTACGCGCGGCGGCTCGTGTGGGACAGCTTCCTCACCGATGCCTATCTGCTCGACGGCATGACGGCCGACGTCGGCGTCGATGCGTTCTGCCGCAGCCAGTCGGGCGCGACGATGGTGTCGCGCTACATCTCGTACCGTCCGCCGCAGGTCGCGGCCGTCGAAATGGTCGACGGCCCGAAAGTGCTCGAACGCTTCAGCGGCAGCTGGAACTTCACCGAGCACACGCCCGGCACGACCGAGGTGAAATTCACGTACCACTTCCGCGCCCAGCCGGCCTGGCTGCGCTGGCTGCTCGAACCGCTGATCGGCGCGTTCTATCTCGTGCAGACGCGCCGGCGTCTCGATTCGTTCAAGCGCTGGGCCGAAGCGGAAGCGCTGCCGCACTGA
- a CDS encoding lysozyme inhibitor LprI family protein, which translates to MFGIRPGLALAAIGLSLSAHADGIQCARATTRTEHLICADKTLVSADSALSNAYFDAVGIAADQQAVIRSQRAWLTQRDACADAACIATAYRDRTAALKQVKHAGWKTYHDPALGISFEYLANRQVKKPCPEGGSDHCIAIVGRNMTYSSRFISFEIVDGALEPVAEKEAGFVKQDDGKWVTSYGPGIPQEVERISGPGWHGMSATIMCRISDPKTGFYSAAGECYWAVLSNGKRSAVAGTQGFVGTDDATLHSVSTFRFDR; encoded by the coding sequence GTGTTCGGCATCCGCCCTGGTCTCGCGCTGGCCGCCATCGGCCTCTCGTTGTCGGCCCATGCCGACGGCATCCAATGCGCACGTGCGACGACACGCACCGAGCACCTGATCTGCGCCGACAAGACGCTCGTCTCGGCCGACAGTGCGTTGTCGAACGCCTACTTCGACGCAGTCGGCATCGCCGCCGACCAGCAGGCCGTGATCCGGTCACAACGCGCGTGGCTCACGCAGCGCGATGCCTGCGCCGACGCCGCCTGCATCGCCACCGCGTACCGCGATCGCACGGCAGCGCTGAAGCAGGTGAAACACGCGGGCTGGAAGACCTACCACGACCCGGCGCTCGGCATCTCGTTCGAATACCTCGCGAACCGGCAGGTGAAAAAGCCGTGCCCGGAAGGCGGCAGCGACCATTGCATCGCGATCGTCGGCCGCAACATGACCTATAGCAGCAGGTTCATCTCGTTCGAGATCGTCGACGGCGCGCTGGAGCCGGTCGCGGAAAAGGAAGCGGGATTCGTGAAGCAGGATGACGGCAAATGGGTGACGTCGTACGGCCCCGGCATCCCGCAGGAAGTCGAGCGCATCTCCGGTCCCGGCTGGCACGGCATGAGCGCGACGATCATGTGCCGCATCAGCGATCCGAAAACCGGCTTTTACTCGGCAGCCGGCGAATGCTACTGGGCCGTGCTGAGCAACGGCAAGCGCTCGGCCGTCGCGGGGACGCAGGGCTTCGTCGGCACCGACGACGCGACGCTGCACAGTGTGTCGACGTTCCGGTTCGATCGTTAG